Genomic segment of Acidobacteriota bacterium:
GGCGTAGCGGCTGCACCGCGAGCCCTTGAAAGAAAGGTTCGGCGCTCAGCGTCACTTAACGTCTATGAAGAAGAAGCTCATCATCGCCATCGCCGCCGTCGTGGTCGTGGGCGGCATCGTCGTCGCCACGGTCAGCTTTTCCGGCGGCAACGCACCCGAAGTGCAGACCGGCAAGGTCGCGCGCGAGGACCTGGCCACCATCGTGAGCGCCTCGGGCGAGATCAAGCCCAAGACTTACGTGAACATCGGCGCCAACGCCTTTGGCAAGATCACGCGCCTGTTCGTAAAAGAGGGTGACCACGTGAAGCGGGGCCAGATGCTGGCGCAGCTGGAGAACGTGCAGTCCAACGCCGACGTGAACGCCACCCGCGCTGGACTCGACGTCTCGCGCACCGACGCCGTTGCCGCCCAGGCCGGCATCGAGCGCGCCCGATCAGACGTCGAGCGCACCAAGCAGGATTGGGAGCGCGCCCAGGGGCTCTACCAGCAGGGGCTCATCCCCAAGTCCGAGTTCGACATGCGCAAGAGCTCGTACGACTCCGCCGCCGCCGCGTTCGCCCAGGCGAAGGCGCAGAATGAGTCTGCTTCACGGCGCATCTCGCAGAACGCGGCCACCCTCACCCGCGCCTCCGACGTGCTCAGCAAGACGCAGTATCTCGCTCCCTACGATGGCGTCGTCACCAGCTTGCCGGTGCGCGAGGGTGAGACGGTCGTCGTCGGCATCCAGAACTCGCCCGGCTCCACCCTGATGACGCTCGCCGATATGTCCGTCATCACCGCCGAGGTCCGCGTGGACGAGACCGACATCGTCAACGTAAGAGTCGGCCAGCCCGCCGAGGTCACCATCGACGCCATCCCCAACAAGAAGTTCCCCGGCATCGTCACCGAGATCGGCAACATCGCCATCCTGCGCTCTACCGGCCTGGCCACCTCGCAGACCACCGCCGGCTCGCAAGAAGCCAAGGACTTCAAGGTCGTCGTCACGCTCACCAACCCGCCGGAGAACCTGCGCCCCGGCCTTTCGACCACCGCCAAGGTGACGACGGCGGCCAAGCAGAACACGCTCGCCATCCCGCTGCAGGCGCTCACCATCCGCACCAAGGCCGACCTGGAAGAGAAGAAGCCGGGCAAGGCGGGCGGCGTGGAAGCGGCTACCCCCGCCAAGAAGGACGCCAAAGACGAGATCCAGGGCGTCTTCGTCCTCACCGGCAAGGGCAACCAGCGCAAGGCGCAGTTCAAGCCGGTCGAGACCGGCATCACCGGGACCACCAACGTGGAAGTGGTCAGCGGAC
This window contains:
- a CDS encoding efflux RND transporter periplasmic adaptor subunit — translated: MKKKLIIAIAAVVVVGGIVVATVSFSGGNAPEVQTGKVAREDLATIVSASGEIKPKTYVNIGANAFGKITRLFVKEGDHVKRGQMLAQLENVQSNADVNATRAGLDVSRTDAVAAQAGIERARSDVERTKQDWERAQGLYQQGLIPKSEFDMRKSSYDSAAAAFAQAKAQNESASRRISQNAATLTRASDVLSKTQYLAPYDGVVTSLPVREGETVVVGIQNSPGSTLMTLADMSVITAEVRVDETDIVNVRVGQPAEVTIDAIPNKKFPGIVTEIGNIAILRSTGLATSQTTAGSQEAKDFKVVVTLTNPPENLRPGLSTTAKVTTAAKQNTLAIPLQALTIRTKADLEEKKPGKAGGVEAATPAKKDAKDEIQGVFVLTGKGNQRKAQFKPVETGITGTTNVEVVSGLAEGDEIVIGSYKVLRTLKNGASVKVNNVAPKKEDKT